In Hymenobacter sublimis, a single genomic region encodes these proteins:
- a CDS encoding DNA/RNA non-specific endonuclease codes for MFSHPAPLLFSALLLSLSTLGCSQNPPETARTAPAKSSASQPTQSGAGRITETFETAEKGAYAAADETLASGSWHFEDALIGSSDQDHKSGQRAARLRGQGRLRMNFDAPGGVQTIRIKSAAYGDDPASTWELWGSLDRGRTFRRIGQPVRAQGPRLIVTTFQGGAAGPLRLEIRKTDGGSGRLNIDDIALEAAGGAVAGGAGGPVPPAPSSPAPSPAPATPAPAQAAVTGRDDNMALGNPSGATPNVNTPTNYLLSKPQFAVGYNAQRGTPTWVSWHLNRAWMGAAPRQDDFRPDPALPRQFYQVTRNSYAGSGFDKGHNCPSADRTTDLDDNSATFLMTNMIPQAGNNNQRTWSALEEWGRDQVRQGQEIYVIMGSYGKGGTGQNGKMTTLDQGRVTVPARIWKVLVLLPEGSNDLQRIAAGQARIVAVDTPNDQSVSPDWSRYRVSVDAIEAASGLDLLSKLPLPVQEQLEARVDTGPVR; via the coding sequence ATGTTTTCACACCCCGCTCCTTTGTTGTTTTCCGCCCTGCTGCTCAGCCTCAGTACCCTGGGCTGCTCTCAAAACCCGCCCGAAACGGCCCGCACTGCGCCGGCCAAGTCATCGGCCTCTCAGCCTACCCAGTCGGGGGCGGGACGGATTACCGAAACGTTTGAAACGGCTGAAAAAGGAGCCTACGCGGCCGCTGATGAAACGCTGGCCTCCGGTTCCTGGCATTTCGAGGATGCCCTAATCGGCTCCTCCGACCAGGATCATAAGAGCGGACAGCGTGCGGCCCGCCTGCGCGGGCAGGGCCGGCTGCGCATGAACTTTGATGCGCCCGGCGGCGTGCAAACCATCCGTATCAAAAGTGCCGCCTACGGCGACGACCCGGCCAGCACCTGGGAGCTGTGGGGTAGCCTCGACCGGGGCCGCACGTTCCGGCGCATTGGGCAGCCGGTGCGGGCGCAGGGGCCACGGCTCATCGTGACGACGTTTCAGGGAGGAGCCGCCGGCCCGTTGCGCCTGGAAATCCGCAAGACCGATGGCGGCTCGGGCCGCCTGAACATCGACGACATTGCCCTAGAAGCAGCCGGCGGCGCGGTTGCTGGCGGGGCAGGTGGCCCCGTTCCCCCGGCTCCTTCCTCCCCAGCGCCCAGCCCTGCCCCGGCTACTCCCGCCCCAGCCCAAGCCGCAGTCACGGGCCGCGACGATAACATGGCCCTAGGCAACCCCAGCGGCGCTACCCCAAACGTAAACACGCCCACCAACTACCTACTCAGTAAGCCCCAGTTCGCCGTGGGCTACAACGCCCAGCGCGGCACGCCCACCTGGGTAAGCTGGCACCTGAACCGGGCCTGGATGGGCGCAGCCCCGCGCCAGGACGACTTCCGCCCCGACCCGGCCCTGCCCCGGCAGTTTTACCAGGTCACGCGCAACTCTTACGCCGGCTCCGGCTTCGATAAAGGCCACAACTGTCCCAGTGCCGACCGCACCACGGACCTGGACGACAACTCGGCTACCTTCCTGATGACCAACATGATTCCGCAGGCTGGCAACAACAACCAGCGCACTTGGAGCGCCCTGGAAGAGTGGGGCCGCGACCAGGTGCGCCAAGGCCAGGAAATCTACGTTATCATGGGTAGCTACGGCAAGGGAGGCACCGGCCAGAATGGCAAGATGACGACCCTCGACCAGGGCCGGGTAACGGTGCCCGCCCGCATCTGGAAGGTGCTGGTGCTACTACCGGAAGGCAGCAACGACCTGCAGCGCATTGCCGCCGGCCAGGCCCGCATTGTGGCCGTGGATACGCCCAACGACCAATCCGTAAGCCCCGACTGGAGCCGGTACCGCGTGAGCGTAGATGCCATTGAGGCCGCCTCCGGCCTGGATTTGCTAAGCAAGCTTCCGCTACCCGTGCAGGAACAGCTGGAGGCGCGGGTTGATACGGGCCCCGTGCGGTAG
- a CDS encoding ATP-binding protein: MPATPPFPAPALSSASELLADVLFVSLTGVLFYQPVYAPDSQEIIDFQCVRLNPAAQRMLELPEHAGWTLLAQYPHSRHNGVFAYYCQAFQNEGAERFDVNYQADRLDNFFHLAARRSGQLLVVSFTDTADQDRSNVEQTLRESHARERQARAEAETQRQRLHDMLMQLPVCIAIYVGPNMVYDLVNPYYQQLFPERTILGLPLSVALPELKSQGVYEELTRVYRTGKPYYNQEQETWVDFTNSGQLQKRYFNVFFQALRDAEGSIYGLLNFAYDVTEQVQARQQVEQLNQEQAVINEELQVANEEYSLTNVELVQTQRELRTLNQELEARIQERTTQVAAALRKAEQQGQLLEQQKVLLQHILSQVPASIATLTGPEHRYTFFNSSYHVLSGQRAQYDLPVSEAIPEIGSQGFVHLLDRVYSTGEPYVGIEVPVQLRNPASNTSRQQYIDFVYQPLVTVEGKTQGILAFIVDATDKVLARREVERSQELLQLALTAGQMGTWHLDLRTNTSERSLQHDQLFGYTEPQPEWGADRFRSHVVPEQQELLEAASLEARRTGSLQLEVQIVRVDQQRRWVEVRGKVFYDESGTPVRMAGVITEITERKVAAQQLQFLSDELEVTNAKLEARNQDLLETNRQLKRTNVDLDNFIYTASHDLKAPILNIEGLLNALQGSLSPAPGAPEVAQILALMYGSVERFKTTIAQLTDVARLQQEYAQPATQVALAPVLEGVLLDLAPLLQDTGAQLEVHVEECPLVAFSEKNLRSVVYNLISNAVKYRHPGRVPRVQVRCRTEQQFLVLEVQDNGLGLDLANGQKLFVMFRRYHAHVEGSGIGLYMVKKMVENAGGRIEVVSAVGEGSTFSVYLPR, encoded by the coding sequence ATGCCAGCTACCCCTCCCTTCCCGGCCCCCGCGCTGTCTTCGGCCTCGGAACTGCTCGCCGATGTGCTGTTCGTGTCGCTGACGGGCGTACTGTTTTACCAGCCAGTGTACGCCCCTGATAGTCAAGAAATCATTGATTTTCAGTGCGTACGGTTGAATCCGGCGGCCCAGCGCATGCTGGAGCTACCGGAGCACGCTGGCTGGACCCTGCTTGCCCAGTATCCACACTCCCGGCACAACGGCGTGTTTGCGTATTACTGCCAGGCCTTCCAGAACGAAGGGGCCGAACGCTTCGATGTTAATTATCAGGCCGACCGGCTGGACAACTTTTTTCACCTGGCAGCTCGGCGCAGTGGTCAGCTGTTGGTGGTTAGCTTCACGGATACCGCCGACCAAGACCGCAGCAACGTGGAGCAAACCCTGCGCGAAAGTCACGCGCGGGAGCGGCAGGCCCGGGCCGAAGCCGAAACCCAGCGCCAGCGCCTCCACGATATGCTCATGCAGCTGCCCGTGTGCATAGCCATATATGTTGGACCCAACATGGTGTATGACTTGGTGAATCCGTATTACCAGCAGCTGTTTCCGGAGCGCACAATACTGGGTCTGCCCCTGAGCGTGGCCCTGCCCGAGCTTAAAAGTCAGGGTGTATATGAGGAGCTCACTCGCGTGTACCGAACTGGAAAGCCCTATTACAATCAGGAGCAGGAAACCTGGGTTGATTTTACAAATTCAGGCCAGCTGCAGAAGCGCTATTTCAACGTGTTCTTCCAGGCCCTGCGCGATGCGGAGGGTAGCATCTATGGCCTGCTGAACTTTGCTTACGACGTGACCGAGCAGGTGCAGGCCCGCCAACAGGTGGAGCAGCTAAATCAGGAGCAGGCAGTTATCAACGAAGAACTGCAAGTAGCGAATGAGGAGTACAGCCTTACCAACGTAGAACTGGTGCAGACCCAGCGCGAATTGCGCACCCTGAACCAGGAGCTGGAAGCCCGCATTCAGGAGCGCACGACCCAGGTAGCAGCGGCCCTGCGGAAAGCGGAGCAGCAGGGCCAGCTGCTGGAGCAGCAAAAAGTGTTACTTCAGCACATTCTCAGCCAAGTACCCGCCTCCATTGCTACCCTTACCGGCCCCGAGCACCGGTACACCTTTTTCAACAGCAGCTACCACGTGTTGTCTGGGCAGCGGGCCCAGTATGACCTGCCCGTTTCGGAAGCTATACCTGAGATAGGTAGCCAGGGCTTTGTGCACCTGCTTGATAGAGTGTACAGCACGGGTGAGCCCTACGTGGGAATTGAGGTGCCCGTGCAGCTGCGCAACCCGGCCAGCAACACGTCACGGCAGCAGTACATCGACTTCGTGTATCAGCCCCTGGTAACGGTTGAGGGCAAAACGCAGGGCATTCTAGCCTTTATTGTAGATGCTACCGACAAGGTGCTGGCCCGCCGGGAGGTGGAGCGCAGCCAGGAGCTGCTGCAACTGGCCCTCACGGCGGGCCAGATGGGCACCTGGCACCTGGACCTGCGCACCAACACCTCCGAGCGGTCCTTGCAGCACGACCAGCTGTTTGGCTATACCGAGCCGCAGCCAGAGTGGGGGGCAGACCGGTTTCGGAGCCACGTAGTGCCGGAGCAGCAGGAACTGCTGGAAGCGGCTTCCTTGGAAGCCCGCCGAACGGGCAGCCTGCAGCTTGAGGTGCAGATTGTGCGCGTGGACCAGCAGCGGCGTTGGGTGGAAGTGCGGGGCAAAGTTTTTTACGATGAAAGCGGCACGCCTGTGCGTATGGCCGGGGTAATAACTGAAATAACCGAGCGCAAAGTGGCAGCGCAACAGCTCCAGTTTCTGTCAGATGAGTTGGAGGTAACCAATGCAAAACTGGAAGCCCGCAACCAGGACCTGCTGGAAACCAATCGGCAACTCAAGCGCACCAACGTGGACCTGGATAACTTCATTTACACGGCCTCCCACGACCTGAAAGCCCCCATTCTTAACATTGAAGGACTACTGAACGCCTTGCAGGGTAGCCTGTCTCCGGCGCCCGGCGCGCCAGAGGTAGCCCAGATTCTGGCCTTGATGTACGGCTCCGTGGAGCGCTTCAAAACCACCATTGCCCAGCTCACCGATGTAGCCCGTCTTCAGCAGGAATACGCCCAACCGGCCACTCAGGTAGCTTTAGCCCCGGTGCTGGAAGGTGTGCTCCTGGACCTGGCTCCCCTGCTGCAAGACACGGGTGCCCAACTAGAGGTGCACGTGGAGGAGTGCCCCTTGGTGGCCTTCTCCGAGAAAAACCTGCGTTCCGTGGTCTATAACCTCATCAGCAACGCCGTGAAGTACCGCCACCCTGGGCGAGTACCCCGGGTGCAGGTGCGGTGCCGAACCGAGCAGCAGTTTCTGGTGCTGGAAGTGCAGGACAATGGCCTGGGCCTAGATCTGGCCAACGGACAGAAGCTGTTCGTCATGTTTCGCCGCTACCATGCCCACGTGGAGGGCAGCGGCATTGGGCTGTACATGGTCAAGAAAATGGTGGAAAACGCCGGCGGACGAATTGAGGTAGTCAGCGCGGTAGGGGAGGGCTCCACTTTTTCGGTGTATTTGCCGCGCTAA
- the pta gene encoding phosphate acetyltransferase, which yields MTKTVFIASAEPYSGKSLLALGLVNLLLGQAQRVGYFKPIIAGDQPQDPHIATVLSYFKLPLAYEDTFAYTRPEALRLLEADAQGELIDTVIHKYKQLEEQYDFTVVEGSDFVGPGTAFEFDANVSIAKNLGVPVLMVVSGEGKTTAQVVSTVLTVLRSFEAREVQVLAAVANRIRPEQVADVRELLRTQLPEEVLLAVIPEDVNLLHPTMREIQEGLGGKLLLGEAELGNQVDNYVIGAMQLPNFLNYLKENVLIVTPGDRGDIIIGALQANLSASYPRVAGIVLTAGSEPEEPVRRLIEGLQTVVPILAVPTGTFETSTRVGAIKSRISPDNPQKIQLAIQTFERYVDVRALQERLARYQPEGITPHMFQYRLLQWAKRKRQHIVLPEGNDDRILRAAAQLLHQDIVDLTILGNPQEVAASAKRLGLNMPVGEHLQVLDPVNSSYYPGYVQAFYELRRSKGVNEDMARDMMRDVSYFGSMMVHQGHADGMVSGTVHTTQHTIRPALQFIKTKPGVSVVSSVFFMCLPDRVAVFGDCAVNPNPTAEQLAEIAISSAESSQAFGIEPRIAMLSYSSGTSGAGADVEKVRQATELVRQLRPDLKVDGPIQYDAAVDPIVGRQKLPDSEVAGQASVLIFPDLNTGNNTYKAVQRETGALAIGPVLQGLNKPVNDLSRGCTVDDVYNTVIITAIQSQQG from the coding sequence ATGACCAAAACCGTCTTTATTGCCTCGGCCGAGCCCTACAGTGGCAAGTCCTTGCTGGCCTTGGGCCTGGTGAATCTGCTGCTGGGCCAGGCCCAACGGGTCGGCTACTTCAAGCCCATCATTGCCGGCGACCAGCCCCAGGACCCGCACATTGCTACCGTGCTCAGCTACTTCAAGCTACCCCTGGCCTACGAGGATACCTTCGCCTACACCCGCCCCGAAGCCTTGCGCCTGCTGGAGGCCGATGCCCAGGGCGAGCTGATTGACACCGTCATTCACAAGTACAAGCAGCTGGAGGAGCAGTACGATTTCACGGTGGTAGAAGGCAGCGACTTTGTGGGCCCCGGCACCGCGTTTGAGTTCGATGCCAACGTTTCCATTGCCAAAAACCTGGGTGTACCCGTGCTCATGGTGGTGTCGGGCGAGGGCAAAACCACGGCTCAGGTAGTCAGCACGGTGCTGACGGTGCTGCGCAGCTTCGAGGCCCGGGAAGTGCAGGTGCTGGCCGCCGTGGCCAACCGCATTCGGCCCGAACAGGTAGCGGACGTGCGTGAGCTGCTACGCACCCAGCTGCCGGAGGAAGTGCTGCTGGCCGTCATTCCCGAGGATGTAAACCTGCTACACCCCACCATGCGCGAGATTCAGGAGGGGCTTGGCGGCAAGCTGCTGCTGGGCGAGGCCGAGCTGGGCAACCAGGTCGATAACTACGTGATAGGGGCCATGCAGCTGCCTAACTTTCTGAACTACCTCAAGGAAAACGTGCTCATCGTAACCCCCGGCGACCGGGGCGACATCATCATTGGGGCCCTGCAAGCCAACCTCTCAGCCAGCTACCCCCGCGTGGCCGGCATTGTCCTCACGGCCGGCTCGGAGCCGGAGGAGCCCGTGCGCCGCCTGATTGAAGGCCTGCAAACGGTGGTGCCCATCTTGGCCGTGCCCACCGGCACCTTCGAGACGAGCACCCGGGTAGGCGCTATCAAGTCGCGCATCTCGCCCGATAATCCGCAGAAAATTCAGCTGGCCATTCAGACGTTTGAGCGGTACGTGGACGTGCGCGCCCTGCAGGAGCGCCTGGCCCGCTATCAACCCGAGGGCATCACGCCCCACATGTTCCAGTACCGCCTGCTGCAGTGGGCCAAGCGCAAGCGCCAGCACATTGTGCTACCCGAAGGCAACGACGACCGGATTCTGCGCGCTGCGGCCCAGCTCCTGCACCAGGACATCGTGGACCTAACCATTCTGGGCAACCCCCAGGAGGTAGCGGCGTCGGCCAAACGGCTGGGCCTAAACATGCCGGTAGGCGAGCACCTGCAGGTGCTAGACCCGGTAAACTCCAGCTACTACCCCGGCTACGTGCAGGCCTTTTATGAGCTGCGCCGCAGCAAGGGCGTGAACGAGGACATGGCCCGGGACATGATGCGCGACGTGTCGTACTTCGGGAGTATGATGGTGCACCAGGGCCACGCCGACGGCATGGTGTCGGGGACGGTGCACACTACCCAGCACACCATTCGGCCGGCCCTGCAGTTCATCAAAACCAAGCCGGGCGTGTCGGTGGTGTCGTCGGTGTTTTTCATGTGCCTGCCCGATCGGGTGGCCGTGTTCGGCGACTGCGCCGTAAACCCCAACCCCACGGCCGAGCAGCTCGCCGAAATTGCTATTTCCTCGGCCGAAAGCAGCCAAGCCTTCGGTATCGAGCCCCGCATTGCCATGCTGTCCTATTCCTCGGGCACGTCGGGGGCGGGGGCTGATGTGGAGAAGGTGCGCCAGGCCACCGAGCTGGTCCGTCAGCTCCGCCCCGACCTCAAAGTGGACGGCCCCATCCAGTACGACGCCGCCGTGGACCCCATAGTGGGCCGCCAGAAATTGCCCGACTCGGAAGTAGCCGGCCAGGCCAGCGTGCTCATCTTCCCCGACCTGAACACCGGCAACAACACCTACAAAGCCGTGCAGCGCGAAACCGGGGCTCTGGCCATCGGGCCCGTGCTACAAGGCCTCAACAAGCCCGTCAACGACCTCAGCCGCGGCTGCACCGTCGATGACGTATACAACACGGTCATCATCACGGCCATCCAGAGTCAGCAGGGGTAG
- a CDS encoding DUF808 domain-containing protein: MPSGLFALLDDISALVKVSAASLDDVPAQVAKTTGKVSGIVIDDTAVTPKYVVGLDPSRELSIIYQIAKKSLINKILILSPAALVLGYFAPWAITPILMLGGAYLCFEGYEKVHSMFSKHHEVHPESEQVKAITPEELEKERVTGAVRTDIILSAEIMAIAYSQVTGQPIVNQIIVMLAVAVFITVAVYGFVGLIVKADDIGLHLAGENFGPATQKFGRGIVKFMPSFLRILSYVGTAAMLWVGAEIIAHGVPFTSHLLHDLEHALANVPALAWLAKVLACGIGGLILGFLIDQVVRLVKKMRPSKA, from the coding sequence ATGCCTTCAGGACTTTTTGCTTTACTAGATGATATTTCGGCTTTGGTGAAAGTCAGCGCGGCCAGCCTCGACGATGTGCCGGCGCAGGTCGCCAAAACTACCGGCAAGGTGTCTGGCATCGTGATAGATGACACGGCCGTGACGCCCAAATACGTGGTGGGCCTGGACCCCTCCCGGGAGCTGTCCATCATCTACCAGATTGCCAAGAAATCCCTCATCAACAAGATTCTGATTTTAAGTCCGGCGGCCCTGGTGCTGGGCTACTTCGCGCCCTGGGCCATTACCCCAATCCTGATGCTGGGCGGGGCGTATTTGTGCTTTGAGGGTTATGAGAAGGTGCATTCCATGTTCAGCAAGCACCACGAGGTGCATCCGGAAAGTGAGCAGGTGAAAGCCATTACCCCGGAGGAACTGGAGAAGGAGCGGGTGACGGGCGCCGTGAGAACCGACATCATTCTATCGGCCGAGATTATGGCCATTGCTTACAGCCAGGTAACCGGCCAACCGATTGTCAATCAGATTATCGTGATGCTGGCCGTGGCGGTGTTTATCACCGTGGCCGTGTATGGCTTTGTGGGCCTGATTGTAAAAGCGGACGACATCGGTCTGCACTTGGCCGGGGAGAATTTTGGCCCCGCCACCCAGAAATTTGGGCGCGGCATCGTCAAGTTTATGCCCAGCTTCCTGCGTATTCTGAGCTACGTAGGTACGGCCGCTATGCTGTGGGTAGGGGCCGAAATTATTGCCCACGGTGTTCCTTTCACCAGCCACTTGCTCCACGACTTGGAACATGCGTTAGCCAACGTGCCGGCCCTAGCCTGGCTGGCCAAAGTACTGGCCTGTGGTATCGGCGGCCTTATCCTGGGCTTCCTTATTGATCAGGTGGTAAGGTTAGTGAAGAAAATGCGGCCTAGCAAAGCCTAA
- a CDS encoding acetate/propionate family kinase, which produces MNIFVVNSGSSSIKYQLFRWPVQQPVCSGLVERIGYPNATITHNVFTTQTPQQVRRTLHLPDHEAGLREVVALLTDAEHGVLRDPAEVEVVGHRVVHGGESFAATTELNEEVKAEIRRLFALAPLHNPANLLGIEVAERIFPQARQIAVFDTAFHQTLPEHAFRYALPEKIYTEERVRVYGFHGTSHQYVAAQAATYLGQPDAKLITLHLGNGCSAAAVHAGRCLDTSMGFGPLTGLVMGTRTGDLDPSVVLHLMGQLGYSAEQISTLLNKESGMLGLTGLSDMRDITKALDQGAARATLAYDLYTYRIRKYIGAYAAVLGGLDAVVFTAGVGENDALVRCKACEGLEFLGIELNEQENQQRRSGIREISQPGARVKVLVVPTNEELEIASQCATLLAE; this is translated from the coding sequence ATGAACATCTTCGTTGTAAACTCCGGTAGCTCCTCCATTAAGTATCAGCTTTTCCGGTGGCCGGTTCAGCAACCGGTGTGCAGCGGGCTAGTAGAGCGTATTGGCTACCCCAATGCCACCATTACCCACAACGTATTTACCACGCAGACACCCCAGCAAGTCCGCCGCACCCTACACCTGCCCGACCACGAAGCCGGCTTGCGCGAGGTAGTGGCCCTGCTAACCGATGCAGAGCACGGAGTGTTGCGCGACCCGGCGGAGGTAGAAGTAGTAGGGCACCGCGTGGTGCATGGTGGGGAAAGCTTTGCAGCTACTACGGAGCTCAATGAAGAAGTGAAAGCCGAAATCCGCCGCCTGTTTGCCCTAGCCCCCTTGCACAACCCGGCCAATCTGCTGGGCATCGAAGTGGCCGAGCGTATCTTCCCCCAAGCTCGCCAGATAGCTGTTTTCGACACTGCGTTTCACCAAACCCTGCCGGAGCACGCCTTCCGCTACGCCCTGCCTGAGAAGATCTACACCGAGGAGCGGGTGCGGGTATACGGCTTCCACGGCACCAGCCACCAGTACGTGGCGGCCCAGGCCGCTACGTACTTGGGCCAGCCCGATGCCAAACTCATTACCCTGCACCTAGGCAACGGCTGTAGTGCCGCCGCCGTGCACGCGGGCCGCTGCCTCGATACCAGCATGGGCTTCGGACCCCTGACCGGGCTGGTAATGGGCACCCGCACCGGCGACCTGGACCCCTCGGTGGTTTTGCACCTGATGGGCCAGCTGGGCTACTCGGCCGAGCAAATCAGCACCCTGCTGAACAAGGAAAGCGGCATGCTGGGCCTCACGGGCCTCAGTGACATGCGCGACATCACCAAAGCCCTGGACCAAGGCGCCGCCCGCGCTACCCTGGCCTACGACCTCTACACCTACCGCATCCGCAAATATATTGGAGCCTACGCGGCGGTGCTGGGCGGGCTGGATGCGGTGGTATTTACGGCCGGAGTGGGCGAAAACGACGCGCTGGTGCGTTGCAAAGCCTGCGAGGGGCTGGAGTTTCTGGGCATTGAGCTGAACGAGCAGGAAAACCAGCAGCGCCGCTCCGGCATCCGGGAAATAAGCCAGCCGGGTGCCCGCGTAAAGGTGCTAGTGGTGCCCACCAACGAGGAGCTAGAAATTGCCAGTCAGTGCGCTACGCTGCTGGCCGAGTAG
- a CDS encoding IS5 family transposase (programmed frameshift) has translation MEQMLTDAQWRRLAPLLPGRAGTSGGRGRDNRQFVEAVLWLARNGARWRALPAARGNWHTTYTRFQRWARSGVWQRVFEAVQDEAALHTLLVDSTTVRAHQHASGARKKTDPQALGRSRGGLTTKMHVAADARGRLRRCRLTAGQRHDAPQALPLLAGLTPDWLIADRGYDSDPLVAELARRGTQAVIPPRRKRRHPRPYDAVRYAQRHPVEQLFSRLKQFRRLATRYEKLDAHFLAFIYLAATVLWLRDC, from the exons ATGGAGCAGATGTTGACGGATGCGCAGTGGAGGCGGCTGGCGCCGCTGTTGCCGGGCCGTGCGGGCACGAGCGGAGGCCGGGGACGCGACAACCGACAGTTTGTGGAGGCTGTGTTGTGGTTGGCCCGCAACGGCGCGCGCTGGCGGGCCTTGCCGGCCGCGCGCGGCAACTGGCACACGACGTACACACGTTTCCAGCGTTGGGCCCGTTCGGGCGTGTGGCAACGCGTGTTCGAAGCGGTGCAGGACGAGGCCGCGCTGCACACGCTGTTGGTCGACTCGACGACGGTGCGGGCGCACCAGCATGCGTCGGGGGCGCGCAAAAAAACGGACC CACAAGCCCTCGGGCGCAGTCGCGGCGGGCTCACTACCAAGATGCATGTAGCGGCTGATGCGCGCGGCCGCTTGCGGCGGTGCCGGCTCACGGCCGGCCAGCGCCACGACGCCCCGCAGGCGTTGCCGTTGCTCGCGGGCCTCACCCCGGACTGGCTCATCGCCGACCGCGGGTACGATTCCGACCCGCTCGTGGCCGAACTTGCCCGCCGCGGCACGCAAGCCGTCATCCCGCCCCGGCGCAAGCGCCGCCACCCGCGCCCCTACGACGCGGTGCGCTACGCCCAGCGCCACCCTGTCGAACAACTGTTCAGCCGCCTCAAGCAGTTTCGCCGGCTGGCCACTCGGTATGAAAAGCTGGATGCGCATTTTCTGGCGTTCATTTACTTGGCCGCAACCGTACTCTGGTTGCGTGACTGTTAA
- a CDS encoding lactonase family protein has translation MKKSTNSRRRFLHTLGFGLAGSALLTACARAGTGAAAANSYLVYVGTYGPADQDNIWLYRLEPATGALTRVTGARGGASPSFLTVDAKHRTLYAVNEVDNYEGTPNGGVSAFAIDQQRGGLTLLNQQASGGTIPCYISLDKQGRHALVANYGNGTVAALPLGEGGKLQPASSVDQHTGHGPHKNQANPRGHCMLPDPAGKYFFAVDLGNDTVYGYTLAANGQLQRLPTPAHQAKPGAGPRILTFHPSKPLAYLINELDSTMTALAYDASRGSFREIQTIPTLPAGFTEWNACADVHVSPNGKFLYGSNRGHNSLVVYAIDPSSGRLSLVEHVMLPGKTPRSFALDPTGRVVLVAHQQSNTVVTYFADARTGRLTPTGVSVDLAAPVCLQVYPDFLRG, from the coding sequence ATGAAAAAATCTACCAACAGCCGCCGCCGCTTTCTGCACACCCTTGGGTTTGGGCTGGCTGGCAGCGCCCTGCTTACGGCCTGCGCCCGCGCCGGCACGGGTGCTGCGGCTGCCAATAGCTACCTCGTGTACGTGGGCACGTACGGCCCGGCTGACCAAGACAACATCTGGCTCTATCGGTTGGAGCCGGCCACCGGGGCCTTGACGCGGGTAACGGGAGCCCGGGGCGGGGCCAGCCCCTCCTTCCTGACTGTGGACGCCAAGCACCGCACCCTTTATGCCGTGAATGAGGTGGACAATTACGAGGGCACGCCCAACGGCGGCGTCAGTGCCTTTGCCATCGACCAGCAGCGCGGCGGGCTGACGCTGCTAAACCAGCAGGCTTCGGGCGGCACTATTCCCTGCTACATCAGCCTGGACAAGCAAGGGCGGCACGCATTGGTGGCGAATTACGGCAACGGCACGGTGGCGGCCCTACCCCTCGGGGAAGGCGGCAAGCTGCAGCCGGCTTCTTCGGTGGACCAGCACACGGGCCACGGCCCCCACAAGAACCAGGCAAATCCGCGCGGCCACTGCATGCTCCCCGACCCAGCTGGCAAGTACTTTTTCGCGGTAGATCTGGGCAATGATACCGTGTACGGCTACACCCTGGCGGCCAACGGCCAGTTGCAGCGCCTGCCTACCCCGGCCCACCAGGCCAAGCCCGGCGCCGGGCCCCGCATTCTTACTTTCCACCCCAGCAAGCCCTTGGCCTACCTCATCAATGAGCTGGACTCCACCATGACGGCTCTGGCCTACGACGCCAGCCGGGGCAGCTTCCGCGAAATCCAGACCATACCCACGCTGCCCGCTGGCTTTACGGAGTGGAATGCCTGCGCCGATGTGCATGTGTCGCCCAACGGCAAGTTTCTTTACGGCTCCAACCGCGGCCACAACAGCCTAGTGGTGTACGCCATCGACCCCAGCAGCGGCCGCCTGAGTTTGGTGGAGCACGTGATGCTACCCGGCAAAACACCCCGCAGCTTTGCCCTCGACCCTACCGGCCGGGTGGTGCTAGTTGCCCATCAGCAGTCGAACACGGTAGTTACTTACTTTGCCGATGCCCGCACCGGCCGCCTTACGCCCACCGGCGTCAGCGTGGACCTGGCGGCTCCCGTGTGCCTGCAGGTCTACCCCGACTTTTTGCGCGGGTAG